The Zingiber officinale cultivar Zhangliang chromosome 2A, Zo_v1.1, whole genome shotgun sequence genomic sequence atatatatatatatataaaaattatgtttttggTCGTATAGcttgttattttttaattttaagcttaGTCTAATAATTTGTAatattatttgtaatattttctaatttcaattattttttaaaattaaaattttccaacTATATAGGGGTGTAAAAATGAACCCGATCCGATCACTCAACTCAAGTCGACcaaaaaaaaatcaggttcgggttgggtatttttgggttcgggtcgggttcgggttggagagttaaaaattttcggattgagtcgggttcgggttgacccaggttaacttaaatatagggttttgtgaatttttttggggttaaatcaaattttattttaaaaatttagatatttttatgtatattaatatcatgtttgtatgataatgatggagtagtgaaataaaagtgaagaattataggaaaaatagtctaaaaaaatcgttttgaatcggattttcatGTTATATGGGTCAGGTTCGAGTTGATCTggttggtcgggttcggattcgagtttaggtgttttgggttgaactcggatTCGGATCGAGTTCggattgggttaaaaaaaaaaataattcgatCCGATTtatccgaattgacacccctacaaCTATGTacttaaattgataaaaaaaaaaaaaaagtatgagTTATTTGACCGAAagtaatttagttttttttaaaactcatATTTTATTTGTTTCCAAAGTCTCCCTGTAATTTTACAATATCATTTTACATCAGTTTGCCACTTTTATAAGCGATCGGTTGTAGTAAAATAATGAACTATAAGGATACTTTTAAAACAACCGAACCATGAAAAGAGGTTAAATGCATTACTTTTCTAAAAAAAGCCTTCTTGCTTTGATGATATCCATTAACTCCTTCTGTTACTGAAATATTTGTAAAAGTTTAGTGTGTAAACTAAAATGGTGAAAGTATAGAGGGTATTTGAAAAATGTTAAACTACGAAGAggtgttaaattaattttttattatttgggATTAGGTCATAGTTCGCATTCATCAAACAGTATGTTACAAgcaataaaaaaattcttttggatttttgtgtttttttataaagaagaaaGATTTGTCTTATAGTTTTACAGTTCTAGAAATGtggaggaaaaaaaaggaaatagttGATTTAAATAATTGCCTAGTATCACCATTCTCACACCTATTAATGTATAATTTAAAGtgaaaattattattaaatattgTACAGCTTTtatgttttaatattttttaaaaataattcttaagcTTCACTCTTCACCTTAAAAAATAACAATATACATAGGTTAATTTAATTTGTCTATAATAGAAAAGTGATAAATCATATTTTAATTAATGGAGCCAAAAAAATCTTAAATGAATTCAcactaattaaatttatatttattgtcCTTTATTGCAGATATTTTATTGACTTAAATCCACCCATCTTGTGAATTAAATCAAAGGCATTTAATAATTAATACCACTTTCAGTGAAAGATTGGCAGCCGACAAGTAGTACAAAATTTTAGATAATTAATCAATAAAAATGTCACAATTTTCTTCACATAATACAAAAGTAaactaaaatattattttttttaaactattgtTGGTATTAGGTTATCCCGACTCATCCTGTAGGTGACTAGATTGAtctataaaagtttttttttatcagtTTAAACAGTTAATAGCCATctaatattcttatattaatcattcattaaaaaaaattattcattaaTTCATCAGACAGCTTACACCATTGGGCGGGGTAAAAATCTTATTTATGACTTTGTTTCCTTTCTCCTAATTTGGGCACCGAGCTTGTCACGAGCTGATCAGGATTCGACAAGAATCTAATTTACTAAAGCAAATCTatctgtcagattttggaataatCTCAAAATTTTGCCGTCCAGAAAAAGAAATATCGAAAAGTCAAATggtaaaatttaaaaggaaaaaataCCTTTTAActctttatattttttataaagtaGTATTTTACctcttatatttaaaaaataatatttaactcTTTTAACCAAAAGTCTCTTAtatgtaaaaaataatatttaattcttttgaCCAAAAAGTCAAATGGGAGAAATATGAGAAATCTGATAAAAAATAATTGGATCCTTaccctttttattatttttcaataataataatatcgagagggaaaaaatatattgaattggtcattatattttttttaagtaaaaaatttcataaaatttatatatgcaccaatataaataataaaaaaataataattctgaaagcTATAATCAATCAAAAATTCATTCTATTACTTTCACCAAACTGAAAAAATAAGAATTCtaaattaatgaatcaaaataaGATGAAACAAAGTCTATcattaaaattttcttccttaTCACACATACAATTAATAAAGTAGGAGTGATTTTGATTAATCGATTTAGAatttttgttcttttttatttAGTGAGAATGTTAGAATAAATTTttgattgattattttttttttaagaattgttGTTTTTTTATTGTTCATGCCAATacatatataaattttgtgaagATTTTATCGAAGGATATAatgataaatttaatatattttctctctcttaatgttattataaaaaatgataaaaatgacaagaactaaattattttttattcattATATATGTCACATTTTAGGATGAGaagaatatttttaataataaattctATCCTATCttagaattttgatttttgattttttttaatttcataagGATGGATGGTGGAATAAGTTTTTGACTGATTATCCcttttaaatgatattatttttttattatttatattgtgtATATATGAATTTTGTTAGGATTTTTATTGATCAATTCAATATGCTTTTTCCTCTTaagattattataaaaaaatgataaaaaaaaagtcaGGGcgcaattgtttttttttatgacacTTTTGGTAAAAGGATATTAAATGTCATTGTTTTTTAAATAAAGGGTAAAAAACCACAGGGtttaatgtattttttccaaTTTTAAACAAACTCGAATTTGGCAAAAACGAGGATGCAAATTTCTGtttatgaatttataattttcatttaaattttaaattttttataagtgCTATTAGTTTTATTTAATCAATTTGATAAGATAAACTAAACCCAAactgtgagttttttttttaaaaaaaatcaacctaGAATTGAATTCTCCTAATAATGTATTAATGTTCAATCAAATTCCATGAATTCCCTTGTTATGTTCtatgaataaattaaattttatataaacaaaaatttaattttcgaccgatataaaatatcttattagaaTACTAACCTCCCATAGATCCTCTAGTCCATAATTGATGGACCACTTTATGAATTGGTTTAGTTGATGGACTTATCACTTAAATAATAAGGTCCATCATAATCTATCAATCACGATGGATGGAACATCTCTGATCTATAGTTTATATAGTTTATGACTCATGATAAAATTTTCTTCCaatcacaaaaaaataaaaataaactaaaatttatTATCTATAATAAACACACTCATAAATGctattaattctaaaaaaaagTAATTAGCAAGTGCTTTCGTAGTTAATTACCCTAtttaaaaaaaaggagaaaacaaATTATTTACGCGGCAGCGGAAGCTTTAATGCAGGCGCGTGGGAACTCCATGATCTATCTCCACCCAACTgttctttgtttttgttttgaccataaaaatcaaatttttgGATACATAATTCGCGAGATCTAacaaagatttaattttttaaacacgatGAACAGGGATCCAGGTGTTGCATCCCGATTCGCTTACTGAAACCGACAAAGAATCGAGCTCTGCGTTAAATTAATTACAGAGATGAGAAGCAAGAAGACGGCAGCAGGAAGCAGGGGAGACTGACTGGAGAGGGCCACcactcactctctctctctctctctctctctctctctttgtgGCTCCCTTTCGTTTTCGTTTGCCATGTTCTTGTTTAATTTATTATTGTGTTTataatcttcttctttctcccgTCTCGATTTGACTCTTCCTTATCTCTTCTTCGCCGTATACTTCACggtctttctctccctctctgactctctctctctctctctgctgcAACTCTTCCCCTTGAAGAAGGATCGCTGAAAAAGGCCGAGGAAGCGTCTTGAAGCCGGAAAAGGTGAGGTTTTGGGTTGTGTTTTTGCCGAAAGGCGCCGCCTTTTTGCGATTCTGGTAGATCTCTCTCGGCGACCGTTGTCTTCTCGGTTTCCGCGCTTTGTCGATTTCCCCCTTCTTTTTAAGCCTTTTTGGTAGATTGGCGGTGGCTCGGGAGATCCTCCTTGCTCGccggaaagaaagaaagaaaaaaagatgCCTTTTTGACTTTCGCTAATTTCACGGATGTCACGGAGTTCTTGAAATCGCGTCTTGTTTACGCGCGTTCCGGATCTGTTCGTCTTCTAGTTCCTATTTCTTTGAAAAAAACTTAATCTTTAAGATTAATTTTCGAGCTCGCGCATCCTTCCCCTGTTCATCTAACAACgatcaaatcttgctttctcaCAGCGATTTCACTGATCGATCGATTAATTTCAGTCTCAGAGTTTTCAGCTGTTCATCTTGAAAATCATGGCGTATCCCTGTGGTCCAACGAGCTTTCTGCAAATTTCGCCCTCCATTAATGGCGAGAAGAGTTTCGCTTTCGGCAGCGTCCTTCAGCCTTCCTCCGGCGATCTTGCGGACGAGCTCCCGGAAAATTTCGCCGACGAAGAAAGCGAGGACGACGTGGACATCGAAGAACTCGAGCGGCGCATGTGGAGGGACCGTGCGCGATTGAAGCGGCTGAAGGAGCAGCAGCAGCAGAGCAAAAGCAAGCAACGGCAGTCGCAAGAACACGCTCGCCGGAAGAAGATGGCTCGGGCGCAGGATGGGATTCTCAAGTACATGCTGAAGATGATGGAGGTTTGCAACGCTCAGGGCTTCGTTTACGGCATAATTCCCGAGAAAGGCAAGCCGGTGACCGGAGCTTCTGATAATCTCAGGGCTTGGTGGAAGGAAAAGGTCAGGTTTGATCGGAACGGCCCCGCCGCCGTCGATAAACACCGGGCCGAGAATTCCGCCGCCCCTGGCTCCGGCAGCGACTTCGACTCGggagccgccgccgccgcctctcaTTCATTGCAGGAGCTTCAAGACACGACATTGGGCTCCCTTCTGTCAGCTCTCATGCAGCACTGCGATCCGCCGCAGCGCCGGTTTCCTCTGGAAAAAGGAATCCCGCCGCCGTGGTGGCCTACCGGGCGAGAGGAGTGGTGGGCTCAGTTAGGCATCCCCGATGAACAAGGGCCGCCCCCCTACAAGAAGCCCCATGATCTTAAGAAGGCGTGGAAGGTCAGCGTCCTGACGGCGGTGATCAAGCACATGTCTCCCGACATCGAGAAGATCCGGCGGCTGGTGAGGCAGTCGAAATGCCTCCAGGACAAGATGACTGCCAAGGAAAGCGCAACCTGGCTTGCCGTCGTTAAGCAGGAAGAGGAATTGCATATCAAGTTCCATCCGAATGCTCGGCCGCTCCCATCCTCAGGGAGTGCTATCACCGGAGCATTCTCCTTCAGCAGCATCGCCGGCGAGTACGACGTTGAAGGTGTCGAAGAAGGCAAAAGTGAGGGTGACATGTTTGTGAATTCTGCTCCAATGAAGGAAGAAACCGACATTGAATTCTCCCAGAAGAGATCTTTTATGCCGGCCGAGGTCGACCGAGGGATGAATCAGAGGATCTATACTTGTGAAAATGTGGCCTGTTTGCACAGCGATGCCGGCCATGGATTTCTCGATCGGAATGCTAGAAACAGTCACCAATACTCGTGCAAGTTTCAGAACAAGCCTTCAATGAACAACATATCCCTCTTGGGCATTCCTTCCGATGGGCAAAGATCGATCGAGGAGTTGATGAACTTGTACGAGAACAATATCAACAATGGCACCAAGAACTTCAACTTAGGATGTTTGTCGATGTTCGAAGAGCCGCCGAGTGGTCTTCATGCTAGAAACAAGTTGGAACACAACTTACTTGGGCAGGGTACTGGAATTGGGGACGACTTCTTTGAAGAAGTTGATAGCTTGTTGCAGTTTCAGCAAGAACTTAATGAGCAACCAATTGGCCGAGCGACTAGGGGCATCGGCCACAACATGATCGGAGCCGACTACTCGGATGTTATGCAAGAAGCCATTGAGGTTTCTTTGCACAAACAAGGTGGATTCAACTGGTTCTGTTAGCTGTTTGTCATGAATCACTAGGAGTTCTTGTATGATGGTAGAACTAGCTAGAACTCCAAATATGGAATTTGTATTAGTGTGGTTAGTGATGATGTTTCATACTTCTATCCAAGCAGCTTGATAAATGTATGATGTTCGAGGTTTCGATATGCATGTAGTTTTGTGTTTCACTCTTCATCTTGATTGTGCTTGTTAGTTTGGAAGAAACTAAGAAGAACTTGCTTCTGTCTAGATTATGATCTTTCACTACAAGCACTTCACTTTATGCAACATTAGCAAAACTCTCCTCTACTTGATCTGTTGCCTCAACTAGGGTAGATGGGATCctctctccattttttttttttttttttgtacctaTGTCCCATTCACTCACTGATCAGACGGATCACATTAAATCATGTCTCTAATGAAGATCCTTTTGTTGGAACTTGTTAATGACTTGTTTAGGCTTGAACATAAGTGAATGTGACTATCTAGAGAGATTGGAATTCCTACCCTttcacttgatttttttttaatatccctAGGTAAGGTTAATTGGCAATCCAATGGGAGATCCAAACAAATATAATTAGTTTTATTAAATGAGTGTGGATCCTCTTGTCCCTTTTTTTATAGTTTTCTTTTGATCTCTTTAGTAATTGCGGTTAAATCGTACTTGAAATCTGGTCGTAAGTAACTGTAATCCCTCTCTGGATTTAGATTTTCATTCAGATTATAGTTTGGATTGAAGGTCGTTGGTGGTGGGCAGACTATCAGGCGTTAAGCGGTGGGCGGCCTCTGACTGTCTGTCTCGATCCAAATTTTAATCTGGATGAGAATGTGAATCTAGGAAAAGATCATAGTCAATTACAGGGAccaggaaatttttttttatggtttTCTCCTGATCTCGTTAGTAATTGCGATCAAATCGTACTTGAAATCTGATCGTAATTAACTGTAATCCCTCTCTGGATTTAGATTTTCATCCATATTATAGTTTGGATCGGGACAGACGGTCAAAGGTCGTTGGTGGTGGGCAAGCTATCAGGCGTTGAGCGGTGGGCGACCTCTGACTGCCTGTCTCGATCCAAATTATAATCTGGATGGGAATGTGAATCCAAGAAGAGATCACAGTCAATTACAGGG encodes the following:
- the LOC122040467 gene encoding protein ETHYLENE-INSENSITIVE 3-like 1a; translation: MAYPCGPTSFLQISPSINGEKSFAFGSVLQPSSGDLADELPENFADEESEDDVDIEELERRMWRDRARLKRLKEQQQQSKSKQRQSQEHARRKKMARAQDGILKYMLKMMEVCNAQGFVYGIIPEKGKPVTGASDNLRAWWKEKVRFDRNGPAAVDKHRAENSAAPGSGSDFDSGAAAAASHSLQELQDTTLGSLLSALMQHCDPPQRRFPLEKGIPPPWWPTGREEWWAQLGIPDEQGPPPYKKPHDLKKAWKVSVLTAVIKHMSPDIEKIRRLVRQSKCLQDKMTAKESATWLAVVKQEEELHIKFHPNARPLPSSGSAITGAFSFSSIAGEYDVEGVEEGKSEGDMFVNSAPMKEETDIEFSQKRSFMPAEVDRGMNQRIYTCENVACLHSDAGHGFLDRNARNSHQYSCKFQNKPSMNNISLLGIPSDGQRSIEELMNLYENNINNGTKNFNLGCLSMFEEPPSGLHARNKLEHNLLGQGTGIGDDFFEEVDSLLQFQQELNEQPIGRATRGIGHNMIGADYSDVMQEAIEVSLHKQGGFNWFC